In one window of Tubulanus polymorphus chromosome 3, tnTubPoly1.2, whole genome shotgun sequence DNA:
- the LOC141901402 gene encoding dual specificity tyrosine-phosphorylation-regulated kinase 2-like, which translates to MSTRVKPMPIQRARSLVGTTTTGDNMYAIENPPSTHLPPLTSQTVGGSTHHVQLTAQPHQSVKVQQLYEESKHHHEKHHRESHRAGEKENQTAGDRYQPQQNAIVRPGSSQGSLTKTTTTTTNSSGKRSNAMSPEIAMKQYMHKLSSYEHHEIFSYPQVYFVGPNAKKRQGVVGGPNNNGYDDDQGSYIHIPHDHISYRYEVLKVIGKGSFGQVVKAYDHKNQVHVALKMVRNEKRFHRQAQEEIRILEHLKKQDKENANNIIHIVEHFVFRNHICITFELLSMNLYELIKKNKFQGFSLQLVRKFAHSILQCLDALHKNRIIHCDLKPENILLKQQGRSGIKVIDFGSSCYEHQRIYTYIQSRFYRAPEVILGAKYGMPIDMWSLGCILAELLTGYPLFPGEDEGDQLACVIEMLGMPPQKLLDQSKRARNFVSSKGLPRYCPVTTLPDGTTVLREGRSRRGKTRGTPGSKALVTGLKNCDDPLFLDFMRRCLDWDYTTRMTPGQALRHAWLRRRLPKPPPNENDSSVVNRRASGNRATVVAATNKLPPSGSGKGQGRLALADEVPTSLNTRTTLPKIGSTI; encoded by the coding sequence ATGTCTACTCGAGTTAAACCGATGCCCATTCAAAGAGCGCGATCTTTAGTGGGAACAACAACAACCGGGGATAACATGTACGCGATAGAGAATCCACCATCAACTCATCTACCCCCGTTAACCAGTCAAACAGTCGGGGGTTCTACGCATCACGTCCAGTTAACGGCTCAGCCTCATCAATCCGTTAAAGTGCAACAACTTTACGAAGAGAGTAAACATCACCATGAGAAACATCATCGCGAATCGCATAGAGCAGGTGAGAAAGAGAATCAGACAGCCGGCGACCGTTATCAGCCGCAACAGAACGCAATCGTACGCCCGGGCTCGAGTCAGGGCAGTCTGACGAAAACTACCACGACAACGACGAATTCATCGGGAAAACGCAGCAACGCGATGAGCCCGGAGATCGCCATGAAACAATACATGCATAAACTATCATCTTACGAGCATCACGAGATATTCAGCTACCCGCAGGTTTACTTCGTCGGCCCGAACGCCAAGAAACGTCAGGGCGTCGTCGGGGGTCCCAACAATAACGGTTACGACGACGACCAGGGTTCGTATATACACATACCGCACGATCATATCTCGTATCGTTACGAGGTCCTCAAGGTCATCGGTAAGGGCAGTTTCGGTCAGGTGGTAAAAGCGTACGATCATAAAAACCAGGTCCACGTCGCATTGAAAATGGTTCGcaacgaaaaacgttttcatcGTCAAGCGCAAGAGGAGATCAGAATTCTGGAACATCTGAAAAAACAGGATAAAGAAAATGCGAATAATATTATTCATATCGTGGAGCACTTTGTGTTCCGTAATCATATCTGTATCACGTTCGAACTGCTCAGTATGAACCTTTACGAGTTAatcaagaaaaataaattccagGGTTTCAGTTTGCAGTTGGTGCGTAAATTCGCTCATTCGATTCTACAATGCCTCGACGCGTTGCATAAAAACCGAATCATTCATTGCGACCTTAAACCGGAGAATATCCTGTTGAAACAGCAAGGTCGCAGCGGAATCAAGGTCAtcgatttcggatcgagttGTTACGAACATCAGCGTATATATACTTATATCCAATCGAGGTTTTATCGCGCGCCGGAGGTCATACTCGGAGCGAAATACGGAATGCCGATCGATATGTGGAGTTTAGGATGTATCCTGGCTGAGTTATTAACGGGATATCCGCTGTTCCCCGGAGAGGACGAAGGCGATCAACTCGCTTGCGTAATCGAGATGCTCGGAATGCCTCCGCAGAAACTTTTAGACCAATCGAAACGCGCGCGTAATTTCGTCAGTTCGAAGGGATTGCCGCGATACTGTCCGGTTACGACGTTACCGGACGGGACGACCGTACTCCGCGAGGGTCGATCTCGACGCGGTAAAACCCGCGGTACCCCGGGTTCGAAGGCTCTCGTCACCGGGCTGAAGAACTGCGACGATCCTCTGTTCTTAGATTTTATGCGTCGATGTTTAGACTGGGATTACACGACGAGGATGACTCCGGGTCAAGCGCTCCGGCACGCCTGGCTCCGGCGCCGGCTACCTAAACCACCTCCCAACGAAAACGACTCTTCCGTCGTCAATCGACGCGCATCCGGTAATCGAGCAACTGTCGTCGCGGCGACCAACAAACTACCGCCGTCCGGTAGCGGTAAAGGTCAAGGACGTTTAGCGTTGGCGGATGAGGTTCCGACGTCTCTGAACACGAGAACGACGCTTCCGAAAATCGGCTCGACGATCTGA
- the LOC141902490 gene encoding uncharacterized protein LOC141902490 → MDDPFLCSCKACTRFWKINFGKYSPELLQTSPICRTANTATLLWQKGLIKVGDRVKVAGKYPGLVKFVGSLDENLMAPEVYVGVSLYDNIGSTHNGVYDGKRYFHCARGHGAFVPYSHVRLITPPEKHPPIRGNYMFKNYEEIKKRRRLRRQKDPNFEIGMTLEERQMRRPSTSSSSTLTAGDPLDVKYLDLMKQNEKNARKLRRQSNSTVSLPEIPSTTTYKDKQFEKWKKEFGGGERGEKMARTLERLHVAFDKGLELENETNDSLYDY, encoded by the exons ATGGATGACCCGTTCCTGTGTTCATGTAAAGCCTGTACGCGATTCTGGAAAATCAATTTCGGCAAATATTCACCGGAACTATTACAGACATCACCGATATGCCGTACTGCTAATACCGCTACACTTCTCTGGCAGAAAGGATTAATCAAAGTTGGAGACCGTGTGAAAGTTGCAGGAAAATATCCAG gGTTAGTGAAATTTGTTGGAAGTTTAGATGAAAATCTAATGGCTCCAGAAGTTTATGTTGGAGTCTCATTGTATGATAACA tTGGTTCAACTCATAACGGTGTGTATGATGGTAAACGTTATTTTCACTGCGCTCGAGGTCACGGAGCGTTCGTTCCTTACTCTCATGTACGCCTGATTACTCCACCTGAGAAACATCCTCCGATACGCGGTAATTACATGTTCAAAAACTACGAGGAAATTAAAAAACGACGAAGGCTTCGAAGACAAAA AgatccaaattttgaaattggaatGACGTTAGAGGAAAGACAGATGAGAAGACCGAGTACAAGCAGTAGTTCAACTTTAACAGCTGGCGATCCTTTAGATGTCAAATACTTG GATCTCATGaaacaaaacgaaaaaaatgcTCGAAAACTTCGTCGTCAAAGTAACAGCACGGTCAGTCTGCCGGAGATTCCGTCGACGACGACGTATAAAGATAAACAATTCGAGAAATGGAAGAAGGAATTTGGAGGCGGGGAACGAGGAGAGAAAATGGCGCGGACTTTAGAACGGTTACACGTCGCGTTCGATAAAGGATTggaattagaaaatgaaacCAATGATTCGCTGTATGATTATTGA